The Corynebacterium qintianiae genome has a window encoding:
- a CDS encoding glycosyltransferase yields the protein MWIDYAARQALSSVGAFVRAPRLKFAANASSLSFPQEGDTVVSLTTHGDRMSASVASIASLLMGTELLPVFLWLDRVDFESEWPEGLRGLVDRGLQVRCSDGAFGPHTKYFGTFAQFAGTDTRVITVDDDMMYPRWFAQKLLNASDADPGLIVAYRAHEITFRGDQLDLYRRWKAVYTTAPSHRHFATGVSGVAYPPSMVEYVARQGTGFIGHAPKADDVWLNACALRSNHMVRQVFPHPREFSIVPGSQRTALVRGNLGGGGNDVQIAATYTHEDVARLLRAD from the coding sequence ATGTGGATTGACTACGCCGCTCGCCAGGCACTCAGCTCGGTGGGGGCCTTCGTGCGTGCGCCGCGGCTAAAGTTCGCGGCTAACGCTTCGTCGCTGTCTTTCCCTCAGGAGGGTGACACCGTCGTGTCCTTGACTACCCACGGCGACCGCATGTCTGCTTCGGTGGCTTCGATTGCGTCGCTCCTGATGGGCACGGAGCTTCTTCCAGTGTTCCTCTGGTTGGATCGGGTCGACTTCGAGTCGGAATGGCCGGAGGGGTTGCGGGGGCTGGTTGATCGGGGACTTCAGGTTCGTTGCTCGGACGGTGCTTTTGGTCCACACACGAAGTATTTTGGCACTTTCGCCCAGTTCGCCGGGACCGACACGCGTGTAATTACGGTCGACGACGACATGATGTACCCGCGCTGGTTCGCCCAAAAACTTCTCAACGCCTCTGACGCCGATCCCGGCCTCATCGTGGCGTACCGCGCCCACGAGATCACGTTCCGCGGTGACCAGCTCGACCTCTACCGGCGGTGGAAGGCGGTGTACACGACCGCGCCGTCGCACCGCCACTTCGCCACGGGTGTCTCCGGCGTGGCATACCCGCCGTCGATGGTGGAGTACGTTGCGCGCCAGGGCACCGGGTTTATCGGTCACGCGCCGAAGGCCGACGACGTGTGGCTCAATGCGTGCGCGCTGCGCTCTAACCATATGGTGCGCCAGGTTTTCCCGCACCCGCGTGAGTTTTCGATTGTGCCGGGTTCCCAGCGCACGGCCCTTGTGCGGGGAAACCTCGGCGGCGGGGGAAATGACGTGCAGATTGCGGCGACGTACACCCACGAAGACGTCGCCAGGCTGCTGCGTGCGGATTAG
- the menE gene encoding o-succinylbenzoate--CoA ligase, giving the protein MTHLLEILPVDPRDPLAILPDLEEALAGQRALLPVPADDPARANLLRNTQGVGEPIGGDIALVVSTSGSTGTPKGAQLTAANLISSADAAHQFLGGAGQWLLAMPASYIAGLQVLVRSLVAGVEPEFVDLSRGFVVADFAARARSIAATGDRCYTSLTPMQLAKATSTLEGIDALRLFSAVLVGGAATNPALLASVQKLRINVVTTYGSSETSGGCVYNGLPIAGAKVRIADGRIHLGGPMIAHGYRNFPGHEAFAEPGWFATSDAGSLIDAHLNVSGRLDNVIDSGGLKLHPEVLENFMLRIGGVVSACVVGVADDRLGQRICAAYTGSAPLPDVMDAFEDLPRWQVPKEVKVVPALPMLGPGKVDRAAVTELFS; this is encoded by the coding sequence GTGACCCACCTCCTCGAGATCCTCCCCGTCGACCCGCGCGACCCACTGGCGATTCTGCCCGACCTCGAGGAGGCTCTCGCCGGTCAGCGCGCCCTGCTTCCCGTGCCCGCCGATGACCCGGCGCGCGCCAACCTCCTGCGCAACACCCAGGGGGTCGGGGAGCCGATTGGCGGCGACATCGCGCTTGTCGTGTCCACCTCCGGTTCGACAGGCACGCCGAAAGGCGCGCAGCTCACGGCCGCAAACTTGATCTCCAGCGCGGACGCGGCGCACCAATTCCTCGGTGGTGCGGGCCAGTGGCTGCTCGCTATGCCGGCGAGTTACATTGCGGGCCTGCAAGTGCTGGTGCGCAGCTTGGTCGCGGGTGTGGAGCCCGAATTTGTAGACCTCTCGCGCGGTTTCGTCGTCGCTGACTTCGCGGCCCGCGCCCGCTCCATCGCAGCCACCGGCGATCGCTGCTACACCTCGCTGACACCGATGCAGCTGGCGAAGGCCACCTCCACCCTCGAGGGAATCGATGCGCTGCGGCTTTTCAGCGCCGTCCTCGTCGGCGGAGCCGCCACCAACCCCGCACTACTTGCCTCGGTGCAGAAGCTGCGCATCAACGTGGTCACCACCTACGGTTCATCAGAAACCTCCGGCGGTTGCGTCTACAACGGCCTCCCCATCGCGGGGGCGAAGGTCCGCATCGCGGACGGTCGCATCCACCTCGGCGGCCCCATGATCGCGCACGGCTACCGCAACTTCCCCGGCCACGAGGCCTTCGCGGAACCGGGATGGTTCGCGACCTCCGACGCTGGCTCGCTTATCGACGCCCACCTCAACGTCTCCGGCCGCCTCGACAACGTCATCGACTCGGGCGGACTGAAACTGCACCCCGAGGTGTTGGAAAACTTCATGCTCCGCATTGGCGGCGTGGTATCCGCTTGCGTCGTCGGCGTGGCAGATGATCGCCTGGGCCAGCGCATTTGCGCCGCCTACACGGGATCCGCCCCGCTGCCGGATGTGATGGACGCGTTCGAGGACCTGCCCCGCTGGCAGGTGCCGAAGGAAGTCAAAGTTGTCCCGGCGCTCCCGATGCTGGGACCCGGCAAGGTGGACCGCGCTGCCGTCACTGAGCTCTTTTCATAG
- a CDS encoding phytoene desaturase family protein, whose protein sequence is MRIRHEAVVVGAGINGLAAALRLAEAGWRVEVLEREDSVGGKCRSAEFFPGTVSDLGAAAFPFGAETLRGEWLRPPRPVAHPLERSTALIDALSTDQDSWNALHLPVVNEIDKHLKNILGPTMLRVPPHPLAMARFGLRGALPATSLGNFLFRTEEAKALLVGNAVHSFTSPRRPLTAAFGVLFGALAHANGWPVARGGAQSVADALAEEAQAAGVVVRTGVEADALPKADAVVLNMTANEARRFGARPMTPGPGVFKVDFLLKEPVPWRDPRVGEAGTVHVGGAAAEIVYAEEQVERGRMPNRPFVMVCQQFAADPARGKVLWTYAHVPHRYDGDATGHIVRQIERFAPGFREVVDDTHVTGYIEDIAGGKMNARQLIFRHPHRVRAGVYLASGSTAPGAGVHGMAGVWAAEAAMKRAQ, encoded by the coding sequence GTGCGGATTAGACACGAAGCCGTCGTCGTCGGCGCCGGGATCAACGGCCTCGCCGCGGCTCTGCGGCTAGCCGAGGCCGGCTGGCGCGTGGAGGTTCTCGAGCGCGAGGATAGCGTCGGCGGAAAGTGCCGCTCGGCCGAGTTTTTCCCCGGCACGGTCAGTGACTTGGGTGCGGCTGCCTTCCCCTTCGGTGCCGAGACGCTCCGTGGCGAGTGGTTGCGGCCGCCACGTCCGGTCGCGCACCCGTTGGAGAGGAGCACCGCGCTTATCGACGCCCTCTCCACCGACCAGGACTCGTGGAACGCCCTCCACCTCCCAGTGGTGAACGAGATTGACAAGCATCTCAAGAACATCCTCGGCCCCACGATGCTGCGCGTCCCGCCGCATCCGCTGGCGATGGCGCGCTTCGGGTTGCGCGGCGCGCTGCCCGCGACGTCGCTAGGTAACTTTCTCTTCCGCACCGAGGAGGCGAAAGCGCTGCTGGTGGGTAACGCGGTGCATTCGTTTACGTCGCCGCGCCGGCCGTTGACGGCTGCGTTCGGCGTGTTGTTCGGGGCGTTGGCGCACGCCAACGGCTGGCCTGTGGCGCGCGGCGGGGCTCAGTCGGTGGCGGACGCGCTGGCCGAAGAAGCCCAGGCGGCGGGTGTGGTGGTCCGCACCGGCGTTGAGGCGGACGCCCTTCCCAAGGCTGACGCGGTGGTGCTCAACATGACGGCCAACGAGGCACGACGTTTCGGTGCTCGGCCGATGACGCCGGGGCCCGGGGTGTTCAAGGTCGACTTCCTGCTCAAAGAGCCCGTGCCCTGGCGCGACCCGCGGGTTGGTGAGGCGGGAACGGTACACGTCGGTGGGGCCGCTGCCGAGATTGTCTACGCCGAGGAGCAGGTCGAACGGGGTCGTATGCCGAACCGGCCGTTTGTCATGGTGTGCCAGCAGTTCGCCGCCGACCCGGCGCGGGGAAAGGTGCTGTGGACCTACGCGCACGTGCCGCACCGCTACGACGGGGATGCCACTGGGCACATCGTCCGGCAGATCGAGCGCTTCGCTCCGGGGTTCCGGGAGGTGGTCGATGACACCCACGTTACCGGCTACATCGAGGACATCGCGGGTGGGAAAATGAACGCCCGCCAGCTCATCTTCCGCCACCCGCACCGGGTGCGGGCGGGCGTCTACCTGGCCAGCGGCTCCACCGCGCCGGGAGCGGGTGTCCACGGCATGGCCGGGGTGTGGGCGGCGGAGGCAGCTATGAAAAGAGCTCAGTGA